The following proteins are encoded in a genomic region of Pelodictyon phaeoclathratiforme BU-1:
- a CDS encoding glycine--tRNA ligase → MSNSDQTRVQSVNLPPDKVMHKLVSLAKRRGFIFPSSEIYEGLSSCFDYGPLGSEMKRNIKELWWNSMTRRHQNIVGLDASIMMNPRVWEASGHVASFNDPMIDDKTTKRRYRADHLIENHIEKLRRDGKEEELLRVQSAYEAVAGAEDSNRALYDIIIAEGIKAQDTGSGDWTEVRQFNLMFQCNMGAVADKSNIVYLRPETAQGIFVNFHNVRESSRMKVPFGIAQIGKAFRNEIVKGNFIFRMVEFEQMEMQYFVKPGTQAEAFEAWREERFAWYTSALGLRKEKLHWYKHDKLAHYADLAYDIKFEFPFGIEEIEGIHSRTDFDLKQHQEYSGKNMEYIDQLTNERYLPYVVETSAGCDRLFLALLADAYTEDTVDGDERVVLKLSPKVAPIKAAVLPLMKKCGMGEMASLLREELSAAHLVQYDDAGSIGKRYRRQDEIGTPFCITVDHQSLEENSVTVRYRDTATQERIEISRVREFLASKLITL, encoded by the coding sequence ATGAGCAATTCTGACCAGACACGGGTGCAAAGTGTCAATCTGCCTCCTGATAAGGTGATGCATAAACTGGTTTCACTGGCCAAACGTCGAGGGTTTATTTTCCCGTCATCGGAAATCTATGAGGGACTCTCCTCATGCTTCGACTATGGGCCACTGGGCAGCGAGATGAAAAGAAACATCAAGGAACTCTGGTGGAACTCAATGACCCGTCGCCACCAGAATATTGTAGGGCTTGATGCATCGATCATGATGAACCCGAGGGTATGGGAGGCTTCAGGTCATGTAGCAAGCTTCAACGATCCGATGATTGACGACAAAACCACCAAAAGGCGCTACCGTGCTGACCATCTGATCGAAAACCATATTGAGAAATTGCGACGGGACGGCAAGGAGGAAGAGCTCCTGAGGGTACAAAGCGCATATGAAGCCGTCGCCGGGGCAGAGGACTCGAACCGTGCACTCTACGATATTATCATTGCCGAAGGGATCAAGGCACAGGACACCGGCTCGGGTGACTGGACAGAGGTACGCCAGTTCAATCTGATGTTCCAGTGTAATATGGGCGCTGTTGCCGATAAATCAAATATTGTCTACCTGCGGCCCGAAACAGCCCAGGGGATTTTCGTGAACTTCCATAACGTTCGCGAATCTTCACGCATGAAGGTACCGTTCGGCATAGCCCAGATCGGCAAAGCCTTCCGAAACGAGATTGTGAAAGGAAACTTCATCTTCCGCATGGTAGAGTTTGAGCAGATGGAGATGCAGTACTTCGTCAAACCCGGTACCCAGGCGGAAGCCTTTGAGGCATGGAGAGAAGAGCGGTTTGCCTGGTATACCAGCGCCCTTGGCCTCAGAAAGGAGAAACTGCACTGGTACAAACATGACAAGCTGGCCCATTATGCCGACCTTGCCTACGACATCAAGTTCGAGTTCCCCTTCGGTATTGAAGAGATTGAGGGGATTCACTCCAGAACCGATTTTGATCTGAAACAGCATCAGGAGTATTCCGGCAAAAATATGGAGTATATCGACCAGCTCACCAATGAGCGCTACCTCCCCTATGTGGTGGAAACCTCTGCCGGATGCGATCGACTCTTCCTGGCGCTGCTTGCAGATGCCTACACAGAAGATACCGTTGATGGCGATGAACGTGTTGTGCTGAAACTCTCACCGAAAGTCGCTCCCATCAAAGCAGCCGTACTGCCGCTGATGAAAAAGTGCGGAATGGGAGAGATGGCCTCACTGCTGAGAGAAGAACTTTCAGCGGCACACCTTGTCCAATATGATGATGCAGGCTCTATCGGCAAACGCTACCGCCGCCAGGACGAGATCGGCACACCCTTCTGTATCACGGTTGATCATCAGTCTCTGGAGGAAAACAGCGTCACCGTACGTTACCGCGACACGGCAACACAAGAGAGGATCGAAATTTCGAGGGTACGGGAATTTCTCGCCTCAAAACTAATCACGCTTTAA
- a CDS encoding Rne/Rng family ribonuclease — protein sequence MKKSSNKQLLMNKTGDEIQVALVEEGRLVELIIERPESRRSIGDIYLGRVHKVVEGLKAAFVDIGQKSDGFLHFSDVGTTNEDYRALIEDDDDDENGGVDDGDDAPQGARSGDEPAAGANVKSAARSGSKAPSADDQDRAEKRQSYTQMIAGKLKPNDSILVQVIKEPISSKGSRLTSDITIAGRFMVLLPFGGGQVAVSRRVVARKERSRLKKLVRSMLPEGFGAIIRTVAEDQEETLLKQDLEKLLAKWTQIEEKLQDAAPPQLIFKEDTIISSVLRDSLTSDVTEIVANSQLIYKETLNYIQWAAPEMVKNVTFYQGKLPLFEGYGIAKDVESIFSRKVWLKSGGYIIIEHTEAMVVVDVNSGRYAAKREQEENSLKTNLEAAREVVRQLRLRDIGGIIVVDFIDMLDQKNAKKVYDSMKTELRNDRAKSNILPMSDFGIMQITRERIRPSLMQRMGDQCPACGGTGVVQARFTTINQIERWLRKYALQHNMKFQQLDLYVSPTVVEPLQNSDMKTELKWFLQHMLFVQVKPDESLRSDDFRFYSRKNNKDITAEYGDI from the coding sequence ATGAAGAAGAGTTCGAATAAGCAGTTGCTGATGAACAAAACCGGTGACGAGATACAGGTTGCACTGGTTGAGGAGGGACGTCTGGTTGAATTGATTATTGAGCGTCCCGAAAGCAGGAGGAGTATTGGTGATATTTATCTTGGCAGGGTACATAAGGTTGTGGAGGGGCTTAAGGCGGCCTTTGTTGATATCGGCCAGAAGTCGGATGGCTTTTTGCATTTTTCCGATGTCGGCACAACAAATGAGGATTATCGTGCGCTGATTGAGGATGATGATGATGATGAGAATGGCGGTGTGGATGATGGCGATGATGCGCCGCAGGGTGCACGCAGTGGTGATGAACCGGCGGCGGGTGCAAATGTTAAGTCGGCTGCCCGCAGTGGCAGCAAGGCCCCTTCGGCAGATGATCAGGATCGGGCTGAGAAAAGGCAGTCATACACACAGATGATTGCTGGCAAGCTCAAGCCGAATGACTCCATTCTGGTGCAGGTTATCAAGGAGCCGATCAGCAGCAAGGGTTCCCGCCTTACTTCTGATATTACGATTGCCGGGCGCTTCATGGTGCTGCTTCCTTTTGGTGGAGGGCAGGTAGCTGTCTCCCGCAGGGTTGTTGCCCGCAAAGAGCGTTCAAGACTGAAAAAGCTGGTGCGCTCCATGCTTCCTGAAGGTTTTGGGGCCATTATCCGCACTGTTGCTGAAGATCAGGAGGAGACGTTGCTGAAGCAGGATCTTGAGAAGCTTCTTGCCAAGTGGACGCAGATTGAGGAAAAGCTGCAGGATGCTGCCCCTCCCCAGTTGATTTTCAAGGAGGATACGATCATATCGAGTGTTTTGCGTGACTCGCTTACCTCTGATGTCACGGAGATTGTTGCCAATTCACAACTTATTTACAAGGAGACGCTGAACTACATTCAGTGGGCTGCGCCTGAGATGGTGAAAAATGTCACCTTCTATCAGGGAAAACTTCCCTTGTTCGAAGGCTATGGCATTGCCAAGGATGTTGAGTCGATCTTTTCGCGCAAGGTATGGCTTAAGTCGGGTGGCTATATCATTATTGAGCATACCGAGGCGATGGTGGTTGTTGATGTCAACAGTGGAAGGTATGCAGCCAAGCGGGAGCAGGAGGAGAACTCTCTGAAAACCAATCTTGAGGCGGCGCGGGAGGTTGTGCGGCAGTTGCGGCTGCGTGATATCGGCGGCATTATTGTTGTTGACTTTATCGATATGCTTGATCAGAAAAATGCCAAGAAGGTTTATGATTCCATGAAAACCGAATTGCGCAATGATCGGGCGAAATCAAATATTCTTCCCATGTCTGATTTTGGTATCATGCAGATTACCAGGGAAAGAATTCGTCCAAGTTTGATGCAGCGGATGGGCGATCAGTGTCCTGCATGTGGAGGTACCGGGGTGGTGCAGGCAAGGTTTACGACCATTAACCAGATTGAGCGCTGGCTCAGGAAGTATGCGCTTCAGCACAATATGAAATTTCAGCAGCTTGACCTTTATGTCAGTCCGACTGTGGTTGAGCCGTTGCAGAACAGTGACATGAAAACGGAGTTGAAGTGGTTTCTCCAGCACATGCTTTTTGTTCAGGTGAAGCCGGATGAAAGTCTCAGAAGCGACGATTTCCGCTTCTACAGCAGAAAAAATAACAAGGATATTACCGCCGAATATGGCGATATCTAA
- a CDS encoding YkgJ family cysteine cluster protein, translating to MENFLDKLGIELNEQTRLTSESTFQFSCHKGLSCYNNCCSNPDIFLTPYDILRMKNRLGLSSAEFLSAYTEPVIQQESKLPFVRLKLHDEGKCKFVAEEGCTVYNDRPLACRYYPIGFGIHKNATAGGNDFYFLIKEAHCKGFEEEQEWTVGEWRKSQEIDDYDDKNRVWMDIILDKKLLSPELEPNEKSLKMFFMASYDLDAFRDFMMESRFLQVFEVDDELLQMVKTDEAELMLFAHQWLQYALFKKPTMTLRQS from the coding sequence ATGGAAAACTTCCTTGACAAGCTCGGTATAGAACTCAATGAACAAACCAGACTAACCAGCGAAAGCACCTTTCAGTTCAGTTGCCACAAAGGGCTTTCGTGCTACAACAACTGCTGCAGCAATCCCGATATTTTCCTCACTCCGTATGACATCCTGAGGATGAAGAACAGGCTCGGTCTCTCGTCAGCCGAATTTCTTTCGGCATACACCGAACCGGTAATCCAGCAAGAATCGAAGCTCCCTTTTGTCAGGCTGAAACTGCACGATGAGGGCAAGTGCAAATTTGTTGCAGAAGAGGGGTGTACCGTTTACAATGACCGGCCTCTGGCATGTCGTTATTACCCGATCGGCTTCGGCATCCACAAAAACGCAACGGCAGGAGGAAACGACTTCTATTTTCTCATAAAAGAAGCGCACTGCAAGGGGTTTGAGGAAGAACAGGAGTGGACAGTCGGAGAGTGGCGAAAAAGCCAGGAGATCGATGACTATGACGACAAAAACAGGGTCTGGATGGACATCATTCTCGACAAAAAACTGCTGAGTCCCGAACTCGAACCAAATGAAAAAAGCCTGAAAATGTTTTTCATGGCCAGCTATGACCTCGATGCCTTCAGGGACTTTATGATGGAAAGCCGCTTCCTTCAGGTGTTCGAGGTAGATGATGAACTGCTTCAAATGGTAAAAACCGACGAAGCAGAACTGATGCTCTTCGCCCACCAATGGCTGCAGTACGCCCTCTTCAAAAAACCAACCATGACGCTGCGGCAATCATGA
- a CDS encoding DUF3593 domain-containing protein, whose translation MLLSLPNWIIHLSSALEWGIAAALLFHYGKITGRRDIRLFGLAMLPHWSGSFFVLGYHISGDTIPILLDMSELINLFGSTALLLATLNLLKSTKKTSATSYTAALAAIMIAGKPQSYLGADIFDAILQLSSVVYITFLVLLLKVWRRDRTIFSGLTVAGFWFVLIFISVTIFCMYLATVVRGYPTLSHDDLLHGLAESLLSISNLMIAIGAHRKIREYKREQLNAIQG comes from the coding sequence ATGTTACTCTCTCTTCCCAACTGGATTATCCATCTCTCATCAGCGCTTGAATGGGGAATTGCTGCCGCACTGCTCTTCCACTATGGAAAAATAACGGGGCGGCGCGACATTCGCCTCTTTGGCCTCGCCATGCTGCCACACTGGAGTGGCAGCTTTTTTGTACTGGGTTATCACATCTCCGGTGACACCATTCCGATACTTCTCGATATGTCGGAACTCATCAATCTCTTTGGCAGCACAGCTCTCCTGCTCGCCACACTGAACCTGCTGAAAAGCACCAAAAAAACCTCAGCAACCAGTTATACTGCCGCTCTTGCTGCCATCATGATTGCCGGAAAACCACAATCCTACCTTGGGGCCGATATCTTTGACGCGATTCTCCAACTCTCAAGCGTAGTTTATATAACCTTTCTGGTACTGCTGCTGAAAGTCTGGCGCCGTGACCGGACAATTTTTTCCGGTCTGACTGTTGCCGGCTTCTGGTTTGTGCTGATATTCATCTCAGTCACCATCTTCTGCATGTACCTCGCCACCGTCGTCAGAGGGTATCCAACACTTTCACACGACGACCTGCTGCACGGATTGGCCGAAAGCCTGCTGAGCATCAGCAACCTCATGATTGCCATCGGTGCTCACCGTAAAATCAGGGAGTATAAACGGGAACAACTGAATGCCATTCAGGGATGA
- a CDS encoding geranylgeranyl diphosphate reductase: protein MRYDVAVIGGGPSGAVAAAVLAKAGISTVLIERNLDNVKPCGGAIPLGLIEEFQIPAELIEKKLSRMRARSPKGRIIEMHMPNGYVGMVRREKFDRYLRSEAERAGAVIVEGLVKSISHSGDGFVINTLNDKVAPLRARKIIGADGANSKTADELHFPLNELKVIAMQQRFKYTPAIQKFSDIVEIWFDGEVSPDFYGWIFPKADHLAIGTGTEDKRHNLKALQKRFIEKIGITDAPYLDEAAKIPMKPRKSFTQEKAILVGDAAGLVTPANGEGIFFAMRSGKLGAQAMIEHIKNKTPLQNYEKEFRKLYAPIFFGLEVLQAAYYRNDRLRESFVAICADDDVQQITFDSYLYKKMVPAPWSTQMKIFSKNIYHLIKGC from the coding sequence ATGCGTTATGATGTCGCAGTAATCGGTGGTGGCCCCTCAGGAGCCGTAGCAGCCGCCGTACTGGCCAAAGCCGGAATATCAACCGTTCTCATTGAACGAAACCTTGACAACGTCAAACCCTGCGGGGGAGCAATTCCTCTTGGTCTTATCGAGGAGTTCCAGATTCCTGCCGAATTGATAGAAAAAAAGCTCTCCCGCATGAGAGCCCGCTCTCCAAAAGGGAGGATCATTGAAATGCATATGCCGAACGGCTATGTCGGCATGGTACGACGCGAAAAATTTGATCGCTATCTGCGTTCTGAAGCTGAACGGGCCGGAGCCGTCATTGTTGAAGGACTGGTCAAATCCATCTCACACTCGGGAGACGGCTTTGTCATCAATACACTCAACGACAAGGTGGCGCCACTGCGAGCTCGCAAGATTATCGGAGCCGACGGCGCAAACTCAAAAACTGCCGATGAACTGCACTTTCCGCTCAACGAACTGAAGGTGATTGCCATGCAGCAGCGATTCAAATACACCCCGGCCATCCAGAAATTCAGCGATATCGTTGAAATATGGTTTGACGGCGAGGTCTCTCCTGACTTTTATGGGTGGATTTTCCCCAAGGCGGATCATCTGGCAATCGGTACCGGGACAGAGGACAAGCGGCACAACCTCAAGGCGCTCCAGAAACGCTTTATTGAAAAAATCGGGATCACCGATGCCCCCTATCTTGACGAAGCTGCAAAAATCCCGATGAAGCCACGCAAATCATTTACCCAGGAGAAGGCGATCCTTGTCGGAGACGCTGCAGGACTGGTCACACCGGCAAACGGAGAAGGAATCTTCTTTGCCATGCGCTCCGGAAAACTTGGGGCTCAGGCCATGATTGAGCATATAAAAAACAAGACCCCCTTGCAGAACTATGAAAAAGAGTTCCGCAAGCTCTATGCTCCGATCTTTTTCGGTCTTGAAGTGCTGCAGGCAGCCTACTACCGTAACGACCGACTGAGGGAGAGTTTTGTCGCCATATGCGCCGACGATGATGTACAGCAGATAACCTTCGACTCCTATCTCTATAAAAAAATGGTGCCTGCTCCCTGGTCAACCCAGATGAAGATCTTTTCCAAAAATATCTACCACCTCATCAAGGGCTGCTAA
- a CDS encoding S41 family peptidase, whose amino-acid sequence MQSNEKRSRGWLWRGSLRQGLLALMGAFFFFSAHSPALLLSAEPARLAPADSASSADREYFDIVKSIDLFSEVYSEVSKGYVDTLNVSGLMYAGIDGMLRTLDPYTVFLDENDADELDELTSGHYAGIGITIASVDTLFYVTSVVDGYAAAKAGLRIGDTIVAINGREIRTMSLDEVKTLIKGPAGSPITFLIERQGVPSFSSTLMREEVRVSTVSYSGILDGTGYIEMKSFGSHSMDDLREAIQGLLRQASEQHFQLKGLILDLRNNPGGLLNVAVDVASLFVSKGSEVVSIRGRSPEMAKSYVTASPPLLPALPLVVLINSQSASAAEIVAGAIQDLDRGVIIGERSYGKGLVQSVIRISYNSSLKLTTSKYYTPSGRLIQKEVNNAVRESRKVIPVPQGETATQIFYTKGKRKVYGGGGILPDIQLPEPVTSPYLSELNKRGLIFLFSSAYRSLNPVMPVQPLDRAAVMVSFADFLQRRKFVYTSDSERRFNELRESMKKVQSTNTESDSQSVTAFQQEIDRLKKQEITAESEHVAQALEVEILRHFNDRIARTVEIGHDTAVKKAVWLFSDSRGYSRILHP is encoded by the coding sequence ATGCAGAGCAACGAAAAGAGGAGCAGGGGCTGGTTGTGGAGAGGCTCTTTGCGACAGGGTTTGCTGGCCCTTATGGGCGCATTTTTTTTCTTTTCAGCACACTCTCCTGCACTCCTCCTCTCAGCGGAGCCTGCCCGGTTGGCTCCCGCTGACTCTGCCAGTTCTGCTGACAGAGAGTATTTTGATATTGTCAAAAGTATTGACCTTTTCAGTGAGGTCTATAGTGAGGTCTCAAAAGGCTATGTTGATACGCTGAATGTCAGTGGGTTGATGTATGCCGGTATCGATGGCATGCTTCGTACCCTTGATCCGTATACGGTTTTTCTGGACGAAAATGATGCGGATGAACTCGATGAGCTGACCAGCGGGCACTATGCCGGTATCGGCATTACGATTGCCTCTGTTGACACTTTGTTTTATGTTACATCGGTTGTTGATGGCTATGCTGCGGCAAAAGCGGGCCTCAGGATTGGGGACACTATTGTTGCTATCAACGGTCGGGAGATCAGGACAATGTCGCTGGATGAGGTTAAAACCCTGATCAAGGGGCCTGCCGGTTCACCGATTACCTTCCTGATTGAGCGTCAGGGCGTCCCCTCTTTTTCCTCGACACTGATGCGGGAGGAGGTGCGGGTGAGCACCGTAAGTTATTCCGGTATTCTTGACGGTACGGGCTATATCGAGATGAAGAGTTTCGGTTCCCATTCGATGGATGATCTGCGTGAAGCCATTCAGGGCCTTTTGCGTCAGGCCTCAGAGCAGCATTTTCAGCTTAAAGGCCTGATTCTTGATCTCAGAAATAATCCGGGAGGATTGCTTAATGTTGCCGTTGATGTTGCTTCGCTCTTTGTCAGTAAAGGCAGTGAAGTGGTATCCATTCGGGGACGTTCTCCGGAAATGGCTAAATCCTATGTAACCGCCTCTCCTCCGCTGCTTCCCGCTCTTCCCCTTGTGGTTCTCATCAACAGCCAGAGTGCTTCAGCGGCTGAAATTGTTGCTGGCGCGATTCAGGATCTTGATCGCGGGGTTATTATTGGCGAGCGCTCTTATGGCAAAGGGCTGGTACAGTCGGTTATACGGATTTCCTATAATAGCTCACTGAAGCTGACGACGTCGAAATACTATACTCCTTCGGGCCGTTTGATCCAGAAAGAGGTCAATAATGCGGTGCGTGAATCGCGCAAGGTGATTCCCGTACCGCAGGGAGAGACGGCAACTCAGATTTTCTATACCAAAGGAAAGAGAAAAGTGTATGGCGGAGGTGGTATTCTGCCCGATATCCAGCTCCCTGAACCGGTTACCTCTCCTTATCTTTCGGAGCTGAACAAGAGGGGCCTCATCTTTCTTTTTTCTTCCGCGTATCGTTCCCTGAACCCGGTGATGCCTGTGCAGCCACTCGACCGTGCGGCGGTTATGGTATCGTTTGCTGATTTTCTGCAGCGCAGGAAATTTGTCTACACCTCCGATTCCGAACGCCGTTTCAATGAGTTGCGGGAGAGTATGAAGAAGGTTCAGTCGACAAATACGGAGAGTGATTCTCAGAGTGTCACTGCTTTTCAGCAGGAGATCGATCGGCTCAAGAAGCAGGAGATTACAGCAGAGTCGGAGCATGTTGCCCAGGCTCTTGAAGTGGAAATTCTCCGCCATTTCAATGATCGTATTGCACGAACGGTAGAAATTGGGCATGACACGGCGGTCAAAAAAGCCGTTTGGCTCTTTTCTGATTCCCGTGGTTATTCACGGATTCTTCATCCCTGA
- a CDS encoding DsrE family protein has protein sequence MESSKLLIISTIGQENHEKATLPFVLATASQSLDVEVVMFLQSSAVVLAKKGEAEKVRAEGFAPLGELFDTFMDMGGKLYLCSPCIKERDIAPGDLVDGVQIGAAGTLVHEVMSADSVVTY, from the coding sequence ATGGAAAGCAGCAAACTGCTCATTATCAGTACCATTGGTCAAGAAAACCATGAGAAGGCCACCCTGCCATTCGTGCTTGCTACGGCATCACAGTCACTGGATGTTGAGGTTGTGATGTTTCTTCAGTCATCGGCGGTGGTTCTGGCAAAAAAAGGAGAGGCAGAAAAGGTCAGGGCTGAGGGGTTTGCTCCTCTCGGAGAGCTGTTTGATACCTTCATGGATATGGGTGGAAAACTCTATCTTTGTTCCCCGTGTATTAAGGAAAGAGATATTGCTCCCGGGGATCTGGTCGATGGTGTGCAGATCGGCGCCGCCGGAACACTTGTTCATGAAGTGATGAGTGCTGACTCGGTGGTTACCTACTGA
- the qmoC gene encoding quinone-interacting membrane-bound oxidoreductase complex subunit QmoC, giving the protein MAQETAFTPDIKFIRELKAAGADTMKKCYQCATCSVVCPLSPDDRPFPRKEMVMAQWGLKDELLKSADIWLCHNCNDCSKYCPRGARPGDVLAILRKSVIQENAFPRIMGKIVGDPKNIWQAMAIPVLFFLVILGITGHLNFPEGEIVFSKFFPVHYIDMIFVPLSALAVLMFAVSMSRFWKNISAESGNKLPKGDFLPSFMETLKEIMLHSKFRKCDENKDRGIAHVLVFYGFIGLAITTAWAVFYLYGLKWESPYPLDDPDILALLGGSTTMVWIARTIFKLVANISAISLLAGGVLIIKNRLKERGFETSTSSFDWIFVGIVLLVGLSGFLAQVMRMMNFPPVIAYSTYFIHLVLVFYIIIYMPYSKLAHFVYRTVAITYTKMMKRDVEM; this is encoded by the coding sequence ATGGCTCAAGAAACTGCATTTACACCAGATATCAAGTTTATCAGGGAGCTGAAAGCTGCTGGTGCCGATACAATGAAAAAGTGCTATCAATGCGCTACGTGCTCTGTCGTATGCCCATTGTCTCCTGATGACAGGCCGTTTCCGAGAAAGGAGATGGTGATGGCACAATGGGGACTGAAAGATGAATTGCTCAAGAGCGCCGACATCTGGCTCTGCCACAACTGCAACGATTGTTCCAAATACTGTCCTCGGGGAGCCCGACCTGGTGATGTGCTTGCAATATTGAGGAAAAGCGTCATTCAGGAAAACGCATTCCCCAGGATAATGGGCAAGATTGTTGGCGATCCGAAAAATATCTGGCAGGCCATGGCAATTCCTGTGCTCTTTTTTCTCGTCATCCTTGGTATCACCGGACACCTGAACTTTCCTGAAGGAGAGATTGTCTTCTCCAAGTTTTTTCCTGTCCACTATATCGACATGATTTTCGTTCCACTCTCAGCCCTTGCAGTGCTCATGTTTGCGGTCAGCATGAGCCGGTTCTGGAAAAATATCAGCGCAGAATCTGGCAACAAACTGCCGAAAGGCGATTTTCTTCCGAGCTTTATGGAGACGCTCAAGGAGATCATGTTGCACTCAAAATTCAGGAAGTGTGACGAAAACAAGGATAGAGGCATAGCTCACGTACTTGTTTTTTATGGCTTTATCGGTCTCGCAATCACGACTGCCTGGGCAGTATTCTATCTCTACGGGCTGAAATGGGAATCACCATATCCGCTTGACGATCCAGACATTCTTGCACTGCTGGGTGGATCAACAACCATGGTCTGGATTGCAAGAACCATTTTCAAGCTTGTTGCAAACATCAGCGCCATTTCGCTTCTTGCCGGCGGAGTGCTGATCATTAAAAACAGGCTTAAAGAGCGTGGATTTGAAACCAGCACATCCTCTTTCGACTGGATATTTGTAGGAATCGTCCTGCTCGTAGGTCTGTCGGGCTTCCTGGCACAAGTAATGCGAATGATGAATTTTCCGCCTGTAATTGCATACAGCACCTATTTCATCCATCTGGTGCTGGTGTTTTACATCATCATCTACATGCCTTATTCAAAGCTTGCACACTTTGTCTACAGAACCGTAGCTATTACCTATACCAAAATGATGAAGCGGGATGTAGAAATGTAA
- a CDS encoding 2,3,4,5-tetrahydropyridine-2,6-dicarboxylate N-succinyltransferase, with translation MGQYDSLKDAILGFSSLGASALWEIPEARRVFNQFKQLLNEGLVRAAEKFEGEWRVNSWVKEGILLGMRLGRLQESYVALDEHETGFAFIDKDTYPLKKITLANNVRIVPGGSAVRDGSYLAPSVVMMPPAYVNVGAYVDEGTMIDSHALVGSCAQVGKKVHLSAGVQVGGVLEPIGAMPVIIEDEVMVGGNCGIYEGTIVKERAVIGTGVILNGSTPVYDLALNTIYRKTSESPLVIPAGAVVVAGSRKIKGDFAAEHGLSIYTPLIIKYRDDRTDSATALEEALR, from the coding sequence ATGGGACAGTATGATTCTTTAAAAGATGCGATTTTGGGTTTTTCTTCACTTGGCGCGTCTGCGCTCTGGGAAATTCCGGAAGCAAGGCGTGTGTTTAATCAGTTCAAGCAGTTGCTTAATGAGGGGCTGGTGAGGGCTGCGGAAAAATTTGAAGGAGAGTGGCGGGTCAACTCCTGGGTCAAGGAGGGAATTTTGCTTGGTATGCGCCTTGGCAGATTGCAGGAGAGTTATGTTGCGCTTGATGAGCATGAGACAGGGTTTGCTTTTATCGACAAGGATACCTATCCGCTTAAAAAGATTACGCTTGCCAATAATGTCCGTATTGTTCCCGGAGGATCGGCTGTGCGTGATGGATCATATCTGGCGCCTTCGGTGGTGATGATGCCTCCTGCTTATGTCAATGTTGGTGCCTATGTTGATGAGGGTACCATGATAGATTCCCATGCCCTTGTGGGTAGTTGTGCACAGGTCGGTAAAAAGGTGCATCTTTCGGCTGGTGTTCAGGTTGGTGGTGTGCTGGAGCCGATCGGCGCCATGCCGGTCATTATTGAGGACGAGGTGATGGTCGGGGGTAACTGTGGCATTTATGAGGGCACCATTGTGAAGGAGCGTGCGGTTATTGGCACCGGGGTGATTCTTAATGGGTCAACTCCTGTTTACGATCTTGCCCTGAATACCATTTACCGCAAAACTTCCGAATCTCCGCTGGTGATTCCTGCCGGGGCGGTTGTTGTTGCCGGATCACGAAAGATCAAGGGGGATTTTGCTGCTGAACACGGGCTTTCCATCTATACACCGCTGATTATCAAATACCGTGACGACAGGACCGATAGCGCTACAGCCCTTGAAGAGGCTCTCAGATAA